The following are encoded in a window of Bacillus xiapuensis genomic DNA:
- a CDS encoding BaiN/RdsA family NAD(P)/FAD-dependent oxidoreductase: MDFDVIVIGGGPSGLMAAIAAAEQKAQVLLLDKGSKLGRKLAISGGGRCNVTNRLPADEIIRHIPGNGRFLYSAFSIFNNEDIIRFFEDLGIQLKEEDHGRMFPVSDKAQSVVNALLKRIDELGVAVRVNTAVADILYRNGRTVGVKLKDGQVIASRAVIVAAGGNSVPHTGSTGDAYPWAEKAGHTVTELYPTEVPVTSDEEFIKKKTLQGLSLRNVALSVLNSKGKGIITHQMDMIFTHFGISGPAVLRCSQFVVKELKKAKRPEVIMAIDSLPAKNEEQLFQEICRLVKNHPKKSLKNCLKSFLPERYVLFLLEQAEIDTEMASSGIAAEKIRRFVHLCKDFRFTVNGTLPLEKAFVTGGGVSIKEIEPKTMASKKMAGLYFCGEVLDIHGYTGGYNITSAFITGRLAGLNAAQPK, from the coding sequence ATGGATTTTGACGTAATCGTTATTGGCGGCGGACCTTCCGGACTGATGGCTGCCATAGCCGCTGCCGAACAGAAAGCTCAAGTGCTGCTCCTTGACAAAGGAAGCAAGCTGGGACGAAAGCTGGCCATTTCCGGCGGCGGGCGCTGCAATGTAACGAATCGGCTGCCGGCTGATGAAATCATTCGGCATATCCCGGGCAATGGCCGTTTTTTATACAGCGCGTTTTCGATTTTTAATAATGAAGACATTATCCGATTCTTTGAAGATCTCGGCATCCAGCTAAAAGAGGAGGATCACGGCCGGATGTTCCCGGTATCCGACAAAGCGCAATCGGTCGTCAATGCTTTGCTGAAACGCATTGATGAGCTAGGAGTAGCTGTCCGTGTCAATACTGCAGTCGCCGACATATTGTATCGGAACGGCCGCACAGTTGGCGTGAAATTAAAGGACGGGCAAGTGATTGCCAGCCGAGCTGTTATCGTTGCCGCCGGAGGCAATTCTGTTCCTCATACCGGATCCACAGGAGATGCCTACCCTTGGGCCGAAAAAGCCGGCCACACCGTCACGGAACTCTATCCGACCGAAGTCCCGGTCACATCCGATGAAGAATTCATTAAAAAGAAAACCCTTCAAGGGCTTTCTTTAAGAAATGTGGCCCTCAGCGTGCTGAATTCAAAAGGAAAAGGAATCATTACTCATCAGATGGATATGATCTTTACCCACTTTGGGATTTCTGGACCAGCTGTGCTCCGCTGCAGCCAGTTTGTCGTGAAAGAGTTAAAAAAAGCGAAACGGCCGGAAGTCATCATGGCGATTGACAGTCTCCCGGCTAAAAATGAAGAACAGCTTTTTCAAGAAATCTGCCGCTTAGTGAAAAATCATCCGAAGAAATCGCTCAAAAACTGTTTAAAGAGCTTTCTTCCTGAACGATACGTATTATTCCTGCTTGAGCAAGCGGAGATCGACACGGAAATGGCTTCAAGCGGAATTGCTGCCGAAAAGATCCGGAGATTTGTCCATCTTTGTAAAGATTTCCGTTTCACTGTCAATGGCACTCTACCTCTAGAAAAAGCCTTTGTCACAGGCGGCGGCGTTTCCATTAAAGAAATTGAACCCAAAACAATGGCTTCCAAAAAAATGGCCGGTCTCTACTTTTGCGGCGAGGTGCTGGACATTCACGGCTACACGGGGGGATATAATATTACTTCCGCCTTTATAACAGGCCGGCTTGCTGGCCTGAATGCCGCTCAACCCAAGTGA
- a CDS encoding DeoR family transcriptional regulator has protein sequence MKPSTTRMLNRIKSVYMFIKENGTVSTQEIVDEFGITPRTIQRDLNVLAYNDLVVSPSRGKWTTTEKKVRMTS, from the coding sequence TTGAAACCTTCAACAACTCGTATGCTAAACCGGATTAAATCAGTCTATATGTTTATAAAGGAAAACGGGACTGTTTCCACACAGGAAATTGTAGATGAGTTTGGCATCACTCCTCGCACCATTCAACGCGATTTGAATGTGTTAGCCTACAACGACTTGGTCGTCAGCCCAAGTCGCGGCAAGTGGACAACGACAGAAAAGAAAGTACGAATGACTTCTTAA
- a CDS encoding DMT family transporter, which produces MGDPSRMKGIVMVLLSAVFWGGSGAAAQFLFQQQNVSVEWLVTVRLLISGFVLLSWAAWNTKWAVLAIWNDRFSRVSLLLFSLLGMVGVQYTFFEAIASGNAATATVLQYLAPVLIVLYFAMQSKAMPAFREAAAVFLSLIGTFFLVTGGRLGELSISGTALFWGLGSALALAFYTVYPIELLKRWGSIAVVGWAMTLGGVIFSFVHPPWNFEGEPSFSTVAAILFVVIFGTLMAFYFYLESLRYLRPSETSLLACVEPLSAVLLSVLLLNVAFGFGEWLGTLCIIATVLILSRVKKEASYEN; this is translated from the coding sequence ATGGGGGATCCTTCGCGAATGAAGGGGATCGTTATGGTGCTGTTAAGCGCGGTGTTTTGGGGAGGTTCAGGTGCAGCGGCGCAATTTCTTTTTCAGCAGCAGAATGTAAGCGTGGAGTGGCTAGTAACCGTAAGATTGCTCATTTCTGGCTTCGTGCTTCTTAGCTGGGCGGCATGGAACACCAAATGGGCTGTTTTGGCTATTTGGAACGACCGCTTTAGCCGGGTATCGCTTCTATTATTCAGCCTTCTCGGGATGGTTGGGGTGCAGTATACGTTCTTTGAAGCGATTGCTAGCGGCAATGCCGCAACCGCGACGGTGCTACAATATTTAGCACCCGTGCTGATCGTTCTTTATTTCGCAATGCAATCGAAAGCTATGCCTGCTTTCAGGGAAGCGGCGGCCGTGTTTTTATCGCTGATTGGAACCTTCTTTCTTGTCACCGGCGGCCGCCTCGGCGAGCTGTCCATTTCCGGAACGGCATTATTTTGGGGGCTGGGTTCAGCCTTGGCCCTCGCTTTTTACACGGTATATCCGATTGAATTATTGAAGAGGTGGGGATCTATTGCAGTGGTCGGCTGGGCGATGACGCTGGGCGGAGTGATCTTCAGCTTCGTGCATCCCCCTTGGAACTTTGAAGGCGAGCCTTCTTTTTCTACTGTGGCCGCCATCTTATTTGTAGTCATTTTTGGAACGCTGATGGCTTTTTATTTCTACTTGGAAAGTTTGCGTTATTTGCGCCCGTCGGAAACGAGTCTGTTAGCCTGCGTGGAGCCATTATCTGCGGTTCTATTGTCGGTGCTGCTGTTGAATGTTGCTTTCGGCTTTGGGGAGTGGCTCGGAACATTATGCATCATCGCAACGGTGCTGATCCTGTCGCGTGTTAAAAAGGAGGCTTCTTATGAGAATTGA
- a CDS encoding pseudouridine synthase — MRIDKLLANIGYGSRKEVKKMLKAGQVAVNEELVKDGKQHVNPKEDRILVHGEEVHYREFIYLMMNKPPGVISATEDLREETVIDLLAHEHAVFEPFPVGRLDKDTEGLLLLTNDGKLSHRLLSPKKHVPKTYFAVIEGEVTAADIEAFRRGVTLDDGYVTKPGELVIVKSGLHSDIELTITEGKFHQVKRMFAAVGKRVVYLKRLSMGPLQLDEELELGEYRELLPKELELLMDQES, encoded by the coding sequence ATGAGAATTGATAAATTATTAGCGAATATTGGTTATGGCAGCCGCAAGGAAGTAAAGAAAATGCTGAAGGCTGGACAAGTGGCGGTGAATGAAGAGTTAGTGAAAGATGGTAAGCAGCATGTAAATCCGAAAGAGGACCGCATTCTCGTTCATGGAGAGGAAGTACATTATCGGGAGTTTATTTATTTGATGATGAATAAGCCGCCCGGTGTTATTTCAGCAACGGAAGACTTGAGGGAGGAAACGGTCATCGATTTGCTCGCTCACGAACATGCCGTGTTTGAACCGTTTCCTGTCGGACGGCTCGATAAGGATACGGAGGGGCTGCTGCTTCTCACCAATGACGGCAAGCTTTCCCATCGGCTGTTATCCCCGAAAAAGCATGTGCCGAAAACCTATTTTGCTGTCATTGAAGGGGAGGTGACGGCGGCTGATATCGAAGCGTTCCGGCGTGGAGTGACTTTAGATGATGGGTATGTCACGAAGCCGGGAGAACTTGTTATTGTAAAGAGCGGTTTGCACTCAGATATTGAACTGACCATCACCGAGGGGAAATTTCACCAGGTGAAGCGGATGTTTGCGGCTGTAGGTAAGCGTGTCGTTTATCTGAAGCGTTTATCCATGGGGCCTCTTCAGCTCGATGAGGAGCTTGAGCTGGGGGAATACCGTGAATTGCTGCCGAAAGAGCTTGAATTATTGATGGATCAGGAAAGCTGA
- a CDS encoding rhodanese-like domain-containing protein, producing MNPIEIITPEELKQKLEQGEKLEIVDVREDEEVAGGMIPGAKHIAMGTIPEHVDQFEKGKEYIFVCRSGRRSENVCYYMREQGFKVRNMVGGMLEWTGKTK from the coding sequence ATGAATCCGATTGAAATTATCACACCCGAAGAGCTCAAGCAGAAGCTAGAACAAGGAGAAAAGCTGGAAATTGTCGATGTCCGCGAAGATGAAGAAGTAGCCGGCGGAATGATTCCCGGCGCCAAACATATCGCTATGGGAACGATTCCTGAACATGTAGATCAATTCGAAAAAGGCAAGGAATATATTTTCGTTTGCCGTTCCGGACGCCGCAGCGAAAATGTCTGCTATTATATGCGAGAACAAGGCTTTAAAGTTCGAAACATGGTCGGCGGCATGCTGGAGTGGACAGGAAAAACGAAATGA
- a CDS encoding putative polysaccharide biosynthesis protein, translating to MSSKLIRGTFILTLGTFIAKFLGLFYVIPFYSIVGEESVSLYQYGYVPYTIFISIATAGVPLAVSKFIAKYNALEEYAVGRRLFQSGLVLMFLTGFLSFAVMYVFAPFFAELVVLDKQQIYSIEEVAYVIRAVSFALIIVPFMSLMRGFFQGHQSMGPSAVSVVVEQIARIAFVLIGAYVVMNMLDGNVVKAIGVATFAAFIGALFGLLVLSWYWLKRKKSMDLLLQKNRGKVQVSLVDIYKEIIVYAIPFVFVGVAMPLYQLIDMATFNRAMTEIGQAKVSDTLFGILNFSAQKIVIIPVSLATAFAMTLVPIITNSFVSGDYQKMKQQLNQTFQVLLFLTVPAVIGIMVLAEPFYTVFYEHSETGTEILRHYAPSAILFALFSVTAAILQGINEQRFTVLSLLVGILLKLSLNIPFIKWFETDGAIYATAVGYTASIVINLFVIHYFAGYSLKSMKRRFWQIVMFNAIMAAVVLAVYSVISPWFNEASKGQGILLIAICAAIGASVYFYLSLRSGVASAVFGSKIDKIKKKFKISRA from the coding sequence ATGTCTTCAAAGCTAATTAGAGGAACCTTTATTTTAACGCTGGGCACGTTTATCGCCAAGTTTCTGGGACTGTTTTATGTCATCCCATTTTATTCAATTGTTGGAGAAGAATCGGTTTCGCTTTATCAGTATGGCTATGTGCCTTATACGATATTCATCAGCATTGCCACAGCTGGTGTGCCGCTGGCTGTGTCGAAATTCATTGCTAAGTACAATGCGCTTGAAGAATACGCAGTCGGCAGGCGGCTGTTTCAATCGGGGCTTGTGCTTATGTTCCTTACAGGCTTCCTTTCGTTTGCTGTCATGTATGTTTTCGCTCCGTTTTTTGCGGAGTTAGTCGTATTGGATAAACAGCAAATCTATTCGATCGAAGAGGTAGCTTACGTGATTCGGGCAGTCAGCTTCGCCTTGATCATTGTGCCTTTTATGAGCTTGATGCGCGGCTTCTTCCAAGGGCATCAATCCATGGGTCCGTCCGCGGTATCCGTTGTTGTGGAGCAGATTGCCCGCATAGCTTTTGTGCTCATCGGCGCTTATGTTGTTATGAACATGTTAGACGGAAATGTCGTCAAGGCAATCGGCGTTGCCACCTTCGCGGCTTTTATCGGGGCGTTATTTGGCTTGCTTGTTCTGTCTTGGTATTGGCTGAAGCGCAAAAAAAGCATGGATTTGCTTCTTCAAAAGAACCGGGGCAAAGTCCAAGTCTCCCTTGTTGATATTTATAAAGAAATTATCGTGTATGCGATCCCGTTCGTATTTGTCGGTGTGGCGATGCCGCTTTATCAGCTCATTGATATGGCGACATTTAATCGCGCGATGACAGAGATTGGCCAGGCAAAAGTATCGGATACGCTGTTTGGAATATTAAATTTCAGCGCGCAGAAAATTGTCATTATCCCGGTATCTTTAGCGACGGCCTTTGCGATGACGCTCGTGCCGATTATCACAAACTCCTTTGTTTCCGGCGATTATCAAAAAATGAAACAGCAATTGAATCAAACATTTCAAGTGCTATTATTTTTGACTGTACCGGCAGTGATCGGCATTATGGTTTTGGCGGAACCGTTTTATACGGTGTTTTATGAGCATAGTGAAACGGGGACCGAAATTCTGCGCCATTATGCGCCGAGTGCGATTTTATTTGCTCTGTTTTCCGTGACAGCGGCGATTTTGCAAGGAATCAATGAACAGAGGTTTACAGTGCTGAGCTTACTCGTTGGGATTTTGCTGAAGCTAAGCTTGAATATTCCGTTTATCAAATGGTTTGAAACGGATGGAGCCATTTATGCTACGGCAGTCGGATACACAGCGTCTATTGTGATCAATTTATTTGTTATTCACTATTTTGCCGGCTATTCGCTGAAGTCAATGAAGAGAAGGTTTTGGCAAATAGTTATGTTTAATGCGATCATGGCGGCGGTCGTGTTGGCTGTTTATTCAGTGATTTCCCCGTGGTTTAATGAAGCGAGCAAAGGGCAGGGCATCTTGTTAATCGCGATTTGTGCGGCGATTGGAGCATCTGTTTATTTTTATCTCAGCCTTCGGTCTGGTGTGGCATCGGCTGTGTTCGGTTCTAAAATAGATAAGATCAAGAAAAAATTTAAAATATCCAGAGCATAA
- a CDS encoding YpzG family protein has product MSYKDQLDPHSEQFHHNWTRPKRAKSQVNGHTEESQKTIILKRMAKAHRFS; this is encoded by the coding sequence ATGAGTTATAAAGATCAATTAGATCCGCACTCTGAGCAGTTTCACCACAATTGGACAAGACCGAAACGAGCAAAGTCGCAAGTGAACGGCCATACAGAAGAATCTCAAAAAACCATCATTTTAAAACGTATGGCTAAAGCACATCGTTTTTCTTAA